From the Lactuca sativa cultivar Salinas chromosome 9, Lsat_Salinas_v11, whole genome shotgun sequence genome, the window GAGACCATGAATTTTTCGGGACGTTGCTTGGGAGTTGGGACACGATACGAGATGTTAGCAGAATTGTCAAGACGAGAAAAAGCCGAAGGAATCAAACCGGATGCTGAACTTGATGCATTCATGAAATCCATTGCGGTTTCCGGACAAGAATCTAGCTTGGTCACCGAGTATGTTCTTAGGGTACGTTTTTTCCTTTCTTGATTGTTACATCATCAGGGTTGTAGAAAATACATTTTACAACCTTGTGTTAACAAATTGTAGAGTTGTATTATATACAACtctacaataaaaaaaattattaagttAAGTCTGAAAACTAACCAGACTGTAATGATATCGTAGCTACTCGGGTTAGACATTTGTTCAGACACCATGGTTGGAGACGAGATGAGACGAGGCATATCCGGTGGCCAGAAAAAACGTGTTACAACCGGCGAAATGCTCGTGGGACCCACAAAGGTTTTTCTCATGGATGAGATTTCAACTGGTCTCGATAGTTCCACAACATTCCAAATCGTGAAGTATATGAGACAAATGGTTCATATCATGGACATTACTATGATAATTTCCCTCCTACAACCAGCACCCGAAACTTTCGAACTCTTTGATGACATAATCCTTCTTTCAGAAGGTCAAGTCGTGTACCAAGGCCCAAGAAAGAACGTTCTTGAGTTCTTTGAACATGTCGGATTCAAATGCCCAGAAAGAAAAGGCGTTGCAGACTTCTTACAAGAAGTCACATCAAGAAAAGATCAAGAACAATACTGGTTCAACAAAAGTATAGCTTACAGATACGTTTCTGTAGACGATTTCGTTCATTTTTTCCGAAACTTTCACACCGGTTTAAAGATTTCAGCTGTTCTTCATGTCCCTTATGACAAATCTAAAGCTCATCCAGCCGCTCTCGTGACAAACAAATACGGGATATCGAATCAAGAACTCTTCAAGGCGTGTTTATCGAGAGAATGGCTTCTGATGAAAAGAAATGCTTTTGTGTATATCTTCAAGACTACTCAAATCACAATCATGGCTTTGTTCACCTTCACCATGTTTTTTCGAACAACGATGAAGCATGGTGATATCGATGATGGTGGAAAGTATTATGGGGCGTTGTTTTTCAGTCTGATTAACGTTATGTTTAACGGGATGGCTGAGCTTGCTTTGACGATTTTCCGGCTACCGGTGTTCTATAAACAAAGGGATTCATTGTTTTATCCTGCTTGGGCTTTTGCTCTTCCGATTTGGCTCCTGAGACTTCCTCTTTCACTTATGGAATCAGGAATTTGGATTCTTCTTACTTATTACACTATCGGGTTTGCTCCTTCTGCTAGTTGGTATGAATTTCTTTTCTTCTAGGATTAAATTCTTACGACAATGATTTACAAGCTAGAGTTCTTTTGGATCAAATGATGTAAAGAGCCAGTTTTTTTCAATCGATTATTTGAACCATTTTCGTTTTTCCATTGTGATGTTTCAGTTTTTTCCGACAACTGTTGGCGTACTTGGGTATACATCAAATGGCGTTAGGTCTATTTCGATTCATTGCTGCACTTGGAAGAACACAGGTAGTGGCGAACACTCTCGGCACTTTCACTCTGTTGCTAGTTTTCGTTCTTGGTGGATTCATTATCGCGAAAGGTTTGTAGTTAACAAGagatatatacaaatcaaataACCATCTTAATTCTGTACTAATGTGATCTTTTGTTCATGTTATAGATGACCTTCAACCATGGATGAAATGGGCATACTACCTTTCTCCCATGTCATATGGACAAAACGCGATCGTTCTTGTTGAGTTTCTCGATAAACGATGGAGCGCTGTAAGTTTAGATAGCAATACATATCGATTTCGATTCTATTtgaatatttatattttgaatttaTTCGATCAATGATATTGTATACAGccaaacttcgactcaatgtatCGAGAATCCACAGTCGGGAAAGAACTTCTAAAAGCCAGAGGAATGTTCACTGAAGGCCATTGGTACTGGATTTGTGTTCTTGCACTCTTCGGATTCTCACTCGTCTTCAACGTTTGCTTTGTGTTAGCACTCACGTTTCTGACTCGTAAGACTACATTTCAAGCACCAATCTCTCAAAATTCGTGATTAATTGACCCATGTATGTATATGACTATCTTCGTTTCGAATCTTAAAATGCAGCCATGGCGGATTCTAAATCTGTTACAGACGATGATGAtgccaagaagaagaagttagcATCCTTAGCAACCAAATCCGAATCTAAAAAGGGAATGGTGTTACCCTTCAAGCCATTGTCTCTTGCATTCGATCATGTCAACTACTACGTCGATATGCCTGCTGTAAGTAAAATGTAAAAGTAGCGTATATATATACAACTTTGCCTTTTTGATGTCAAACTGAGTAATTTATTACGACTTTCAGGAAATGAAAAGCCAAGGAGTAGAGGAGAATCGTCTGCAACTTTTACGAGATGTTAGTGGCGCGTTCAGACCGGGGATTCTGACGGCGTTGGTCGGTGTAAGTGGTGCCGGAAAAACGACGTTGATGGATGTGTTGGCCGGAAGGAAGACCGGAGGATATATCGAAGGAAGTATTAGCATCTCTGGTTATCCCAAAAACCAAGAAACTTTCGCTCGTGTTAGTGGATACTGTGAACAAAACGACATTCATTCTCCTCATGTCACGGTTTATGAATCCCTCTTGTATTCTGCTTGGCTCCGGTTATCTTCCGATGTCGATGAAGCAACAcgaaaggtatatatatatatatatatatatatatatatatatatatatatatatatatatatatatatatatatatatatatatatatatatatatatatatatatatatatatatatatatatatatatatatatatatatatatatatatatatatatatatatatatgactagttACTCCATTCATGACTCCGATTACTGATGATGTTTTCCGGTGGAAAATTCAGATGTTTGTGGAGGAAGTTATGGAGCTGGTGGAGTTGGGTCCGATAAGACATGCTCTCGTAGGACTTCCGGGGGTGGATGGATTATCAACGGAGCAAAGAAAGAGGCTGACGATAGCGGTGGAGCTTGTGGCAAACCCTTCGATCATC encodes:
- the LOC111914926 gene encoding pleiotropic drug resistance protein 2, translated to MASALAGDDLMRSMSRNMSRNMSRNMSRRGSLASRSTRGWGAASIREVFTTPGPDVFQKSGREDDEDELMWAAIERLPTYDRLRKGFLTQVLDDGKVVREEIDVANLGPEERQNLMKNIQERIDNDNERLLERLRDRIDRVGIEVPRIEIRYEDLSIEGDAFVGSRALPTLLNSTINSIEDVLGFMRLFPNKRRVVKILHQVSGIVTPSRMTLLLGPPGSGKTTLLKALAGKLESDMRVTGKVTYCGHEMDEFVPQRTCSYISQHDLHHGEMTVRETMNFSGRCLGVGTRYEMLAELSRREKAEGIKPDAELDAFMKSIAVSGQESSLVTEYVLRLLGLDICSDTMVGDEMRRGISGGQKKRVTTGEMLVGPTKVFLMDEISTGLDSSTTFQIVKYMRQMVHIMDITMIISLLQPAPETFELFDDIILLSEGQVVYQGPRKNVLEFFEHVGFKCPERKGVADFLQEVTSRKDQEQYWFNKSIAYRYVSVDDFVHFFRNFHTGLKISAVLHVPYDKSKAHPAALVTNKYGISNQELFKACLSREWLLMKRNAFVYIFKTTQITIMALFTFTMFFRTTMKHGDIDDGGKYYGALFFSLINVMFNGMAELALTIFRLPVFYKQRDSLFYPAWAFALPIWLLRLPLSLMESGIWILLTYYTIGFAPSASCFFRQLLAYLGIHQMALGLFRFIAALGRTQVVANTLGTFTLLLVFVLGGFIIAKDDLQPWMKWAYYLSPMSYGQNAIVLVEFLDKRWSAPNFDSMYRESTVGKELLKARGMFTEGHWYWICVLALFGFSLVFNVCFVLALTFLTPMADSKSVTDDDDAKKKKLASLATKSESKKGMVLPFKPLSLAFDHVNYYVDMPAEMKSQGVEENRLQLLRDVSGAFRPGILTALVGVSGAGKTTLMDVLAGRKTGGYIEGSISISGYPKNQETFARVSGYCEQNDIHSPHVTVYESLLYSAWLRLSSDVDEATRKMFVEEVMELVELGPIRHALVGLPGVDGLSTEQRKRLTIAVELVANPSIIFMDEPTSGLDARAAAIVMRAVRNTVDTGRTVVCTIHQPSIDIFEAFDELFLMKRGGQVIYAGPLGQYSHLLVEYFESINGVSKIKEGYNPATWMLDVSSTAVEAQLGVDFADIFANSDLYKRNEKLIKELSTPPEDSHDLHFATQFSQPSFEQFKACFWKQHWSYWRNPQYNVVRFFMTAVIGLIFGVIFWGKGEIMSKQQDLSNLMGAMYAAVLFLGGTNTSAVQSVVAIERTVFYREKAAGMYSALPYAFAQVLVETIYVGIQTFLYSLLLYSMIGFEWDLGKFLWFYYYVFMCFVYFTLYGMMLVALTPSYQIAAIVMSFFLSFWNLFSGFLIPRTQIPIWWRWYYWGSPVAWTIYGLITSQLGDKTNLVHVPKHGNMEVKVYLKEFLGYEHDFLGYVALAHVGWVLLFFAVFVYGIKALNFQRR